The Anaerohalosphaeraceae bacterium nucleotide sequence AAGTGAAGGGAGTTGTAACTCCTGTTGACAAAAAACACGCTTTCAGAGATGACGGTGGCCTTCGCGGGAATGGCGATTCGTTTTCTTTTTCCCCGCCCTTGCGGGCGGGGCTATCTTCCAGCGGCCAGTGACCAGACGCCAGTGCCCAGCATCCAGCGGCTGGTCGCCGGTCATCCGTGAGCAGTTATCCTTATTCGTGACTAAATTATTTTAAAAAGTTTCTCACAAAGGGGGTTTTTGTGCAATACACAGAGAGGACAAGAAGTTTTTTCTTTCAGAGAGTCCCTTTTTGAGAGGCAAAAACGGATGAACCGAAGAGGATATCTGGGGATTTTTGTTTTTCTTTGCGGTTCGCTGGTGTCGGCAGCCCGGCAGCCCGCGGAGCATTTGGACAGAGGATTGATTGCTGTGGTTCAGTCCCCTTCGCGGGTGTATCTGGGCTGGCGGCTGCTGAAAACGGACCCGACGGACATCGGCTTTCATCTTTATCGGATTACCGACGGCGGCGAGCCCGTCAAGCTCAATTCCGAGCCGATTACGGATTCCACGAATTTTGCGGATGACTCCGCCCCGCTGGACAAGCCCAACCGCTGGCGGTTGACGATAGTTCTCGGCGGGGAAGAAAAGGAGGCGGCGACGGTTGAGCTGCCGGCCAATCCCCCCGTGCGTTCCTATATCTCTATTCCGTTTCAGGGCAGTTATGTCTGCAGCAAAGTTGCTGTGGCCGACCTGAACGGCGACGGACGATATGATTTTGTCATCAAGCAGCCGCAGCAGACGACCGACCCGGGGGTTTGGCAGAAAAGCACGGATACATTCAAGGTCGAGGCCTATCTTCACGACGGCACGTTTCTGTGGCGCAAAGACCTCGGGTGGAATATTGAACAGGGGATTTGGTGGTCGCCGATGGTGGTCTTTGATTTTGACGGAGACGGCCGGGCGGAGGTTGCCCTTAAGACGGCCCCGACCGATGTCGATTACCGCAACCCCGACGGTCATCCCTATCCGGGCCGGGTGATGTCCGGGCCGGAGTATGTGTCGCTGCTGGACGGGATGACCGGCCGGGAGCTGGACCGGGCCGACTGGCCCGCCCGCGGACGCGTGGAGGACTGGGGCGATGAGAAAAACAACCGCGCCTCCCGGCATCTGCTCGGGGCGGCTTATCTGGACGGGGTTCGGCCGAGTCTGATTGTTTTGCGGGGCACTTATACGCGAATGCGTGTGGATGCTTATAACGTGGCTGGCCGCAAACTGCAGAAGGTCTGGAGCTGGGACGGCGATGAAGAGGTGCCGCCGGTGCGCGGACAGGGCATGCACGGAATGCATGCGGCGGATGTGGACGGCGACGGACGGGATGAAATCATTCTGGGGGCGGCGGTGCTCGATGACAACGGCAAAATCCTCTGGAGTACCGGTCTGGGGCACCCGGACGGCTGTTATGTGACGGATATTTATCCGCAGCGGCCGGGCCTGGAAATTCTATACGGCATCGAGCCGCCGCAGGAGAAAAACGGCATTTGTATCGTAGATGCCAAAACAGGCGAGATTCTCTGGGGCTGTGAGCATCCAACGGTGCACGTGCACAGCCAGGGCCTGTTCGGCGAGTTTGATCCGGACAATCCCGGATACGAGTTTTATACAGGCGAAAAGGACCGCTCCCGACACTGGACGTACAGTGTGGACGGACGTCTGCTTTCAGAGGAATCGATGAGCACGCTGGCGCCGACGCCGCTGTATTGGCTGGATGGGCCTCTGAAGATGATTGCCGAACAGGGCCAAATCCGCCGGTATAAGGGCGAAGCGGTGGGCCGATATGAAGGGCGCATTTTGGCTGTGGCGGATATTCTGGGCGACTGGCGGGAGGAATTGATTACAGCGGTGCCGGGCGAACTGCGGATTTATACAACGACGCATCTGTCCCGACAGCGCCGGATGCCGCTGATGCAGGATGCGATTTATCGGCTGGATGTCGCGATGGTTTCGATGGGTTATTTTTATCCGCCGCAGCTGAGCGAGTATTTTGCGCTGGATGTCCCGCCGGCGATTCAGAAACCCTGAATTAGGGGCTTGCCTATGAATGTTCGCTGGATGTGTGTGTGGATTTTGCTGACGGGGGCGGGCTTGTCTGCTGCCCCATACCAACGGCAGATGGAAGCGCTTGACCGGGGGCTGGTCGCCCTTGTGGACAAGCCCGGCCGGGTCTTTCTGAGCTGGAGGATTCTGGGGACCGAGCCGGAGTCGATTGCTTTTGATGTGTATCGGCAGACAGAAGACGGCGAGCCGGTCCGGCTGAATGAAAAGCCCCTGACCGGCGGAACATGGTTTTCGGATGAGACAGCGGATTTGACGCGGGCGAACCGCTATTTTGTGCGGGCGGTTTTGGACGGGCGTCAGGGGCCGCCGAGCCGGGCCGCGGAAGTGAAGGCCAATCCGCCGGTGCGTCCGTATCTGTCGATTCCGATTCAGACTCTGCCGCAGCATCGTCCCTCGGATGCGGCGGTCGGGGATTTGGACGGCGATGGACGTTACGAAATCGTTCTCAAGCAGGAGATGCGTCCGCGGGATAATGCGCACAACGGCTTGACCGGCCAGACCAAACTGGAGGCGTACGACCTGGACGGGCGGTTTCTGTGGCGGATTGACTTGGGCAAGAATATCCGCGAAGGAGCTCACTATACGCCGTTTATTGTCTATGATTTGGATGGAGATGGGCGGGCGGAGGTTGCGGTGCGCACAGCCGACGGCACGGTGGACGGCACCGGCAAGGTCATCGGCGACCCGAATGCCGACTGGCGCGATGAGAACGGACGAATCCTCCGCGGTCCGGAGTATCTGACGATTTTTGACGGGCGCACCGGTGCGGAACTGGTGACAGTCCCCTATATTCCGCCGCGCGGAAATGTGCGGGACTGGGGCGATGCAACCGGCAACCGTTCAGACCGTTTTCTGGCCTGTGTCGCGTATCTGGACGGGGAGCGTCCTTCGCTGGTGATGTGCCGCGGCTATTATACGCGGACGGTGCTGGCGGCCTGGAACTGGCGGGATGGGAAATTGACGAATCTGTGGGTTTTTGACAGCGATGCGGGCCCGGAGAGCAATCGGGCCTACCGCGGACAGGGCAATCATAACCTGGCGGTCGGCGATGTGGACGGCGACGGCAAAGACGAAATCCTCTACGGGGCCTGTGCGATCGACCACGACGGCAGGGGCCTGTATTCCACCGGTTTGGGACACGGGGATGCGATGCATCTGGCGGATATTGACCCGGACCGGCCTGGGCTGGAAATCTTTGCCATCCATGAAAACCCGCGTCATCCGAACGGGGCCAATCTGCGGGATGCGGCGACCGGAAAGGTCCTTTGGGGGCTGGAATCGAAAGATGCTGTGCGGGGCGTCGCAATGGATATTGACCCGCGGCATCGGGGATATGAATGCTGGGCCTTCGGCAGCGGTTTGCAGGGCTTGTATAACTGCAAAGGAGAAAAGATTGCCGAGCGTTCGCCCCGCTCCTGCAATATGGGGATATGGTGGGACGGCGACCTGCTGCGGGAGCTGCTCAACGGGACGCGCATTACAAAGTGGGATTTCGAAAATCTGACGGAAACGATTCTGCTGGACGGCTGGGATTATGACTGTGTCCGCGTAAACGGCTCCAAATCCACGCCTTGTTTTTACGGGGATATTCTGGGCGACTGGCGGGAGGAGGTTATCTGGCCGACGCTGGACGGCAAAGAGCTTCGCATCTTTGTTTCGACGCATCCGACGGAGCATCGGTTTATTACCCTGATGCACGACCCGATTTATCGGCTCAGCGCCGCCTGGCAGAATGTCGGCTATAACCAGCCGACACAGGTGAGTTTTTATCTGGGCGAGGGGATGTCCGCTCCGCCCCGTCCCAAAATAAAAACCCCCAGGCCCTGAAAAACCCGGGGGCGGAGGGGGTATTGTTTTGTCCGCTACACGCCTTCGCGGTTTCGGCGAAGCAGTTCCTCGCGGCTGCAGACCCGCTGGACGGTATAGCCCTTCAGCGGGAGGATATGTTCGTGAATCATATCCAGAAAGTCCGACGGATAGGGGAAGAAGGCGTCCTCGATTTCATCCGGCGGCGTAATCCAGTTGCGGGCGCCTAAAACGGCCGGCGGCGCATCCAGTTCATCGAAGGCCAGCTGGGTGATGGTGGAGGCCATTGTGTGCAGATAGCTGCCGCGTTCGCAGGCGTCGGAGGCCAGCAGAATCTTTCGGGTTTTGCAGACGGACTCGAGCACCAGCGAATAATCGAAGGGCACCAGCGAGCGGGCATCGATAATCTCGCAGGACAGGCCGTAGCGGTCTTCGAGGATTTTGGCGGCCTCGATGGCGCGGTACAGGGTGGCGCCGATGGTCAGGATGGTCAGGTCTTTGCCTTGTTTGCGCAGGGCCGGCTGACCGAAGGGCACTTCGTAATATCCTTCCGGCACACCGCCCGGGTGAAACTCTTCGGCGATGCCGTACAGCCGCTGGCTTTCGAAGAAGACCACAGGGTCCGTGCCGACCAGGGCCGAATACATCAGCCCTTTGGCGTCGTAGGGTGTGGCGGGGAAGACGACCTTCAGACCCGGCAGATGGGCGCACAGCGAGGTCCAGTCCTGGCTGTGCTGGGCGCCGTATTTGCTGCCGACGGAGACACGCAGCACAACCGGCATTTTCAACAGGCCGCCGCTCATCGACTGCCATTTGCACAGCTGGTTGAAGACCTCATCACCGGCGCGGCCCAGAAAATCGCAGTACATCAGCTCCACGAGGGCCCGGCCGCCTTCGAGGGCGTAGCCGACCGCCGAGCCGACAATGGCGCCCTCGGCAATCGGCGTATTGAAAAGCCGATGATACGGCAGGGCCTCCGTAAGGCCCCGATAGACGGCAAACGCTCCGCCCCAGTCGCGGTTTTCTTCGCCGTAGGCAACCAGCGTCGGGTCTGTATAGAACCGGTCGAGGATGGCTTCAAACAGTGCATCGCGGAAGACAACACAGCGGCTGTCTTTGAGCCGCTGGCCCGCTGCATCAAAGGCGCTGCGGCTTTTGTCTTTCAGACTGAGGATTCGCGGGTTTTGTTCCTTCGGCAGGAGCGTTTCGGGGGTTCGGCTCGGGTCCATCGACTCAACACGCTGGTTGGAGAACATCGTCTGGTCGAGCAGGCAGCGATGCTTTTTGAGGTCGGCGCGGGGAGAAATGCTCAAGTCCACCGCTTTTTTGCAGGCCTTGTAAATCAGTTTTTCGGCTTTTTGCCGAATCTCGTCGATGGTCTGCTGCGTGCAGATGCCCGCTTCGACGAGGTCTTTGGCGTAGTGGACTGTCGGGTCCTGCTCCAGCCAGGCCTGGACCTCTTCTTTGTCGCGATAGCTGCTCTGGTCGGAGGGAGAATGGCCGCTGTATCGGTAGGTGATGGTATCCAGCAGGACCGGGCCGCCGCCCTGATTGAGGATTTCTTTTTTGCGGAGGATGGCGTCAGCGACCGCCAGCGGATTAAAGCCGTCCACGCGTTCGGCGTGCATCTGTTCGGGGTTAACGCCGGCGCCAAGCCGTGCCAGGACGCCGAACCCCATGGTTTCGCCCTGCGGCTGGCCGCCCATCCCGTAGAAGTTGTTCATAAAATTGAAAATCAGCGGCAGCCCTCCTCGATACGGCGGCTGCCAGAGGGTTTTGTATTGGTCCATGGCGGCCAGACAGATGCCTTCCCAGACCGGCCCGCAGGAGGAGGAGGCGTCGCCGATATTGGCGATGACAATGCCGTTTTTGCGGTTGATTTTTTTGTAGAGGGCCGCCCCGACAGCGATGTCGCCGGAGCCGCCGACGATGGCGTTGTTGGGATAGACCCCGAACGGCGGGAAGAAGGCGTGCATCGAGCCGCCCATTCCTTTGTTGAAGCCCGCCTCCCTTCCGAAGATTTCCGCCAGAGTTCCGTAAATCAGGAAATCAATCGCCAAATCTTTGATGGAGCCCTCGGCATCCTTTTCAACGACGCGAAGGCACTCGCCGTCAAAGTAGGTCTTCATGATTTTCATCAGGTCGGCGTCATCGAGTTTTTCGATGGCCGACAGCCCTTTGGCGAGGATTTCGCCGTGGCTGCGGTGGCTGCCGTAGATGTGGTCGTCGATGTTCAGGTGAAAGGCCATTCCGACGGCGGCGGCTTCCTGACCGAGCGACAGGTGCGCCGGTCCCTTGTGGTTGTATTCAATCCCCTGATAGGAGCCGCGGAGTTTGATTTCGTTGAGCATCGTTTCGAAGGTGCGGATAATCATCATATCCCGCTGAATCCGCACCAGCTGCTCACGGCTGTAGCGGCTTTGCTCCTCGCGGATGCTTTTTTGGTATTGGTTGAGGGGAATCGGCTGAAACTGAAGCCAGCCGGGGGCTCGGTTTTCTTTCGGACAAATGCGAATGGATTTGGGCATAAAAAGACCTCGTATGTTAATATTTTGGATACAGGACGTTTATCTGATGACGATGAAAGAAGTCCATCCAGTTGGATTCCGGTTTCTTTTCGGTAATGACGGCCGAAAGCATCTGCAGGTCGATGATTTTGTAGAGCGCGGGGCGGTCGAATTTGCTGCTGTCGGCCAGGAGGATGCATTCGCGGGCGTTGCGGGCCGCCAGCCGAAGCAGATGGGCGCTTTCGATGTCGATGGAGGTCAGCCCGAAGTCCTGGCTGATGCCGTCGGTGCCGAGGAAGGCCCGATAGCCGCGCAGCCGCTCGATGGTTTCGGAGGCCAGCGGCCCGACGGTATCCATCCGTTCGGGGCGGTACTGTCCGCCCAGCAGGAGCACGTCGATGCCGGGGGACTGAAGTTCGAGGGCCGTGCGGACGGAATTGACGATGACGGACAGTCCCTTGCGTCCCCGCAGGTAGGCGGCCATTCCAAAGCAGGTAGTGCCCGACCCGATAAAGATTTGGTCGCCGTCCTGGACGAGGTTGGCCGCCAGCTGAGCGATGACGCGTTTGGCCTCGATGTTGCGCATTGATTTGGACAGGAAGGAATAGTCGGAGTTTCGCGCGACCGCAGCGCCCCCTCGCGACAGTTCGAGCAGTCCTTCGGCGGCCAGATTGTGCAGGTCTCGACGAACCGTTGCTTCAGACACCTTCAGGTGTTCAGCCAGCTGCCGAATGCTCACGTGTCCCTGCCGGTAGGCAAGGGTCAGAATGCCTTCTCGTCTTTGCTGAATTGTGGGAATCATAACTCTTTTGTTCACAGTGCTGCCGCTTTATCAGTATAATTAAACGAGTTTCTTTCATAAAATCAACAGAAAATTGAAAAAATATGCTTGAAATATGAAAGAAACTGATATATTTTTGAAAGCCAAAGAATCTTTTTTTGAAAAGGACATCGGATGTTGTTGATAAAGATACCCCTGAAACTGCGTTCATCCGAAGCAGTCATTGACCGATGGGCGGCCGAAGAAAAGAAACCTGTTCGAAAAGGGCAGCCGCTTTTCTTTTTGAAAAGTGCAGACGAAATTGTGGAGATTCAATGTCCTCAGGACGCATTTCTTCTGAAGATTCTTGAACCGGAGGGGGCTTGGGTTGCAAGCGGACAAGCCGCCGCTGTAATCGGAAACCAAAGTGAAGACGCTTCTTCGCTTAAGATGCTTTATGATAAGGACATAGAAAAAAAATCTGAACCAATTGAATCGGTTTCAGACCTAAAAGAAATCCCCTCACAACCCAAAGAGGTCAAAATGGCTCCTCAATCTGCTCCTTCAATTCCCGCCGGAAAGGTTATTCCTGTTTTAATGCCGCAGGCAGGCCAAACGATGGAGGAAGGAACGCTGCTGGCCTGGAAGGTCAAAGAAGGGGACCGGATTTCTGTCGGACAGGTCATTTTTGAGATAGAGACCGACAAGGCCACGATGGAGGTCGAGGCGGTTGAGGCGGGTCGGCTGGCGAAAATCGTTGTCCGAGAAGGCCAGACTGTACCGGTCAAGACGCCCGTGGCGTATCTGGCGGAGAACGATGCGGATGTGGAGGCATATTTGGCGGCTCAATCCGGCGGGCAGCCGGCCGCCGCCGAGCCCAAAGAAGCTCCGGCCGCAAAAACCCCGGCGTATGAGGGTGTTCAAACGGCTCCGGCGCAGGCCGAAAGCGGACGCATCAAGGCCTCGCCTGCCGCCCGAAAGGCCGCGGCCCAGCGGGGGATCGATTTATCGGCGGTTTCCGTCGGTTCCGGACCGGGCGGGCGGATTTTGTCCACAGACGTGGCCAAGGCACAGCCCGCTGCCGGAGGTGTTCAGCGAAAATCGATGAGCAAGATGCGTCGGGCGATTGCCAATAACCTGCTCTATTCCAAGCAGAATATTCCCCATTTTTACACCAAACTGACGATTCATGCCCAGCCGCTGTTTGAAACATACAAGCAGACCAAGGAAAAATACCCCTGCAGCATCAATGATTTTGTTGTGATGGCGGCGGCGAAGGCGATTCGGCAGTATCCGGCTTTTCGCAGCCAGCTGAAGGACAATGAAATTGTTGAGTTTCCGGATGTGAATATCGGGATTGCCGTCGGCACGGAAGAAGGGCTGACTGTGCCGGTGCTGCTGAAGGCGGACCAGCTGCCGCTGCGGGAGCTGGCCGTGCGGACCCGCCGGCTGGCGGAAAACGCGCGTCAGGGCAAGCTGGAGGGGGTCGGGCAGGGCATCTTTACCATTACCAATCTGGGGATGTTCGGCGTGGAGGAGTTTTCGGCGATTATCAATCCGCCGGAGTCGGCGATTTTGGCGGTCGGGGCCGTCCGCGAGGGCGTCTGGGTCGAGAACGGCCTGCTGAAGCCCAGCCGTCTGATGACGATGATTCTCAGCAGCGACCATCGGATTATCGACGGTGTGCTGGCGGCTCAATTTATGCAGACGCTCAAAAATCTGCTGGAAAATCCGCAGACGCTGGCGCAGGTCTGAACAGGAGCAAACTATGACAGAACATTTTTCCGTTGCGGTGATTGGGTCCGGTCCGGGCGGGTATATTGCAGCGCTGAAGGCCGCGCAGCTGGGCGCCAAAACGGCCGTCATTGAAAAGCATCTGCTCGGGGGCACCTGCCTGAACTACGGCTGCATCCCGTCCAAGGCCCTGCTGGCCTCGGCGGAGCTGCTGCATCGGATTCGGCATTGTGAGCCGCTCGGCGTGCAGGTGAACGGCTCGGTGGGGTTTGACTGGACTGCAATCCAGAAACGCAAAGACAAGGTGCTGGCCAAGCTTCGCGGCGGCATCAAAGGGCTCTTTGCCGCCCGTCAGGTGCGGCTTTATGAAGGGACTGCCGCCCTCGACGGCCCTGGGAGGATTTGCATCACCGACGGCCGGGGACAGACCCAAACGATTACAGCGGAGCGAATCATTCTTGCGGTCGGTTCCGTGCCGGCGCGAATCAGCGGCTGGCCGACCGACCCGGAAAAAGTCTGCACTTCGGATGAAGCCCTCCATTGGAAAGAGCTGCCCGGGCGTCTGCTGATTGTCGGCGGCGGTGTCATCGGCTGCGAGTTTGCCTGTATGATGCACGAATACGGCGTCAAGGTGACCGTCGTGGAGATGATGGAGGAGCTGCTGCCGGAGATGGAGCCGGAACTGGGCCGCACTCTGAATCGCCTTTTCACCCAACGGGGCATCCGCATCTTCACCGGCACCAAAGTAGAGTCCCTGACTGCCGGCGAGAAGGGGGTTTCGGCGGTTTTGTCCAACGGACAGACCGTCGAGGCCGACAAGGTGCTTATTGCGACCGGCCGACGTCCGAATACATTGTCGCTGGGGCTGGAGACGGTCGGCCTTCAAACGGACCGCGGGTTTATTCGTGTGAACGAGCGGATGGAAACGTCCGCCAAAGGGATTTTCTGCATCGGGGATGCCAACGGGCTTTGTCTTTTGGCTCACGCCGCCAGTGCTCAGGGCGTTGCGGCGGCGGAAAACGCCGTCGGCAGGTCAGCGGCTTATACGCTGCCGGTTCCCTCTGCGGTTTATACCTTTCCGGAGATTGCCTCGGTGGGACTTACCAGCCGGCAGGCCCGGCGGCAGAATATCCCGATTCGCATCGGGCAGTTTCCCATCGGATATCTGGGCAAGGCGATGGCCGTCGGCGAAGAGAGCGGTTTCGTAAAGGTCATCAGCCGGCGGGATGACGGTGCGCTGCTCGGTGTGCATATCTTCGGCCATAATGCGACGGAGATTATCGAAAGCGCCGTTGCGATGCTCGGGATGAAGGCCAAAGCGAAGGATTTGGGCGAAATGATTTTTGCCCATCCGACGCTCAGCGAGGCCGTCAAAGAGGCCGCCGAGGATGTGTATGAGCAGGCCCTGCATCTGCCGCCGCGCAAGGTTGTTCAGATGGCCGCCGAGACGGAAACGATTGGATAGAGAGAGGGATTTGTGGACGCACGGAAGATTATCCGGCAAATCGGTTCTGCAGAAGAGATAGAAAAGGCCGCCGAGTCCTGCGGGGGCTGGGAGGCCGTGCCGGCATTCAATACGCATATTCATCTGCCGCCGAATTTCTCGGCCTTCGAAACAGTTCAGGAGGCGGTTGAACAGGCCGCCGCAGAAGGTCTGAAGGTGCTCGGGGCGGGCAATTATTATGATTTTTCCGTCTATGAGCCGTTTGCGGAGGGCTGCCGGAGGCGGGGCATTTTCCCGCTCTTCAATACGGAGATTATCACGCTGGATGAGCCGCTTTTGCGCAGAGGCATCCGCATCAATGACCCGGGCAATCCCGGCAAGATGTATCTGTGCGGCAAGGGCATCAGCCGCTGGTCGGCCCTGAATCCGCGCGGGCGGGATCTGCTTGCGGTGATTCGCCGGAATGATGCGGAGCGGATGCGGCAGATGATTGACAAACTGAGCGAACATTTCCGCCGCTGCGGTCTGCCGATCGAGCTGGATGACCGGGCGGTTATCCAGCGGGTTGTCCGCCGCCATCGATGCGAAGCCTCCACCGTCACGCTTCAGGAGCGCCATGCTGCTCAGGCGTTTCAGGAGGTGTTGTTTGAGAAGGTCCCGCCGGCGGAACGCATCGGGCGGCTGACGGCCCTGTTCGGAACGGCTCCCAAATCCGCTCCGGAGGATGCGGTCGGGATTCAAAATGAGATTCGTTCTCATTTGATGAAGGCGGGCAAACCCTGTTTTGTGCCGGAAACGTTTTTGCCCCCGGCGCAGGCGGAGGAGCTGATTGGGCATTTAGGCGGGATTGTCTGTTATCCGGTTTTGGCGGACGGGGCCAGCCCTGTCTGCGAGTTTGAGGCGTCGCCGGAGGAGCTGGCCAAGACCCTTCTGCAGCGGGGGTATTGGATGGCGGAGTTTATCTCGCTTCGCAACAGCCCCGATGTGCTGGCTCGGTATGTCCGGACCCTTCGGCAGGCCGGAATTGCCGTGACCGTCGGGACCGAGCACAATACACTGGACAAGCCGCCGCTGGAGCCGGCCTGTCTGAAAGGGGTGCCGCTGCCGGAAGAGGTGAAAACGCTTTTCT carries:
- the lpdA gene encoding dihydrolipoyl dehydrogenase; the encoded protein is MTEHFSVAVIGSGPGGYIAALKAAQLGAKTAVIEKHLLGGTCLNYGCIPSKALLASAELLHRIRHCEPLGVQVNGSVGFDWTAIQKRKDKVLAKLRGGIKGLFAARQVRLYEGTAALDGPGRICITDGRGQTQTITAERIILAVGSVPARISGWPTDPEKVCTSDEALHWKELPGRLLIVGGGVIGCEFACMMHEYGVKVTVVEMMEELLPEMEPELGRTLNRLFTQRGIRIFTGTKVESLTAGEKGVSAVLSNGQTVEADKVLIATGRRPNTLSLGLETVGLQTDRGFIRVNERMETSAKGIFCIGDANGLCLLAHAASAQGVAAAENAVGRSAAYTLPVPSAVYTFPEIASVGLTSRQARRQNIPIRIGQFPIGYLGKAMAVGEESGFVKVISRRDDGALLGVHIFGHNATEIIESAVAMLGMKAKAKDLGEMIFAHPTLSEAVKEAAEDVYEQALHLPPRKVVQMAAETETIG
- a CDS encoding 2-oxo acid dehydrogenase subunit E2, whose amino-acid sequence is MLLIKIPLKLRSSEAVIDRWAAEEKKPVRKGQPLFFLKSADEIVEIQCPQDAFLLKILEPEGAWVASGQAAAVIGNQSEDASSLKMLYDKDIEKKSEPIESVSDLKEIPSQPKEVKMAPQSAPSIPAGKVIPVLMPQAGQTMEEGTLLAWKVKEGDRISVGQVIFEIETDKATMEVEAVEAGRLAKIVVREGQTVPVKTPVAYLAENDADVEAYLAAQSGGQPAAAEPKEAPAAKTPAYEGVQTAPAQAESGRIKASPAARKAAAQRGIDLSAVSVGSGPGGRILSTDVAKAQPAAGGVQRKSMSKMRRAIANNLLYSKQNIPHFYTKLTIHAQPLFETYKQTKEKYPCSINDFVVMAAAKAIRQYPAFRSQLKDNEIVEFPDVNIGIAVGTEEGLTVPVLLKADQLPLRELAVRTRRLAENARQGKLEGVGQGIFTITNLGMFGVEEFSAIINPPESAILAVGAVREGVWVENGLLKPSRLMTMILSSDHRIIDGVLAAQFMQTLKNLLENPQTLAQV
- a CDS encoding rhamnogalacturonan lyase — translated: MNVRWMCVWILLTGAGLSAAPYQRQMEALDRGLVALVDKPGRVFLSWRILGTEPESIAFDVYRQTEDGEPVRLNEKPLTGGTWFSDETADLTRANRYFVRAVLDGRQGPPSRAAEVKANPPVRPYLSIPIQTLPQHRPSDAAVGDLDGDGRYEIVLKQEMRPRDNAHNGLTGQTKLEAYDLDGRFLWRIDLGKNIREGAHYTPFIVYDLDGDGRAEVAVRTADGTVDGTGKVIGDPNADWRDENGRILRGPEYLTIFDGRTGAELVTVPYIPPRGNVRDWGDATGNRSDRFLACVAYLDGERPSLVMCRGYYTRTVLAAWNWRDGKLTNLWVFDSDAGPESNRAYRGQGNHNLAVGDVDGDGKDEILYGACAIDHDGRGLYSTGLGHGDAMHLADIDPDRPGLEIFAIHENPRHPNGANLRDAATGKVLWGLESKDAVRGVAMDIDPRHRGYECWAFGSGLQGLYNCKGEKIAERSPRSCNMGIWWDGDLLRELLNGTRITKWDFENLTETILLDGWDYDCVRVNGSKSTPCFYGDILGDWREEVIWPTLDGKELRIFVSTHPTEHRFITLMHDPIYRLSAAWQNVGYNQPTQVSFYLGEGMSAPPRPKIKTPRP
- a CDS encoding thiamine pyrophosphate-dependent enzyme; the encoded protein is MPKSIRICPKENRAPGWLQFQPIPLNQYQKSIREEQSRYSREQLVRIQRDMMIIRTFETMLNEIKLRGSYQGIEYNHKGPAHLSLGQEAAAVGMAFHLNIDDHIYGSHRSHGEILAKGLSAIEKLDDADLMKIMKTYFDGECLRVVEKDAEGSIKDLAIDFLIYGTLAEIFGREAGFNKGMGGSMHAFFPPFGVYPNNAIVGGSGDIAVGAALYKKINRKNGIVIANIGDASSSCGPVWEGICLAAMDQYKTLWQPPYRGGLPLIFNFMNNFYGMGGQPQGETMGFGVLARLGAGVNPEQMHAERVDGFNPLAVADAILRKKEILNQGGGPVLLDTITYRYSGHSPSDQSSYRDKEEVQAWLEQDPTVHYAKDLVEAGICTQQTIDEIRQKAEKLIYKACKKAVDLSISPRADLKKHRCLLDQTMFSNQRVESMDPSRTPETLLPKEQNPRILSLKDKSRSAFDAAGQRLKDSRCVVFRDALFEAILDRFYTDPTLVAYGEENRDWGGAFAVYRGLTEALPYHRLFNTPIAEGAIVGSAVGYALEGGRALVELMYCDFLGRAGDEVFNQLCKWQSMSGGLLKMPVVLRVSVGSKYGAQHSQDWTSLCAHLPGLKVVFPATPYDAKGLMYSALVGTDPVVFFESQRLYGIAEEFHPGGVPEGYYEVPFGQPALRKQGKDLTILTIGATLYRAIEAAKILEDRYGLSCEIIDARSLVPFDYSLVLESVCKTRKILLASDACERGSYLHTMASTITQLAFDELDAPPAVLGARNWITPPDEIEDAFFPYPSDFLDMIHEHILPLKGYTVQRVCSREELLRRNREGV
- a CDS encoding DeoR/GlpR family DNA-binding transcription regulator gives rise to the protein MIPTIQQRREGILTLAYRQGHVSIRQLAEHLKVSEATVRRDLHNLAAEGLLELSRGGAAVARNSDYSFLSKSMRNIEAKRVIAQLAANLVQDGDQIFIGSGTTCFGMAAYLRGRKGLSVIVNSVRTALELQSPGIDVLLLGGQYRPERMDTVGPLASETIERLRGYRAFLGTDGISQDFGLTSIDIESAHLLRLAARNARECILLADSSKFDRPALYKIIDLQMLSAVITEKKPESNWMDFFHRHQINVLYPKY